The genomic region tagTTCACTAGCTAAGAAGTTGGTGATCAGTTTTCGCCGTCCCAGACTTTTTGTTTCTGGGCTTTCATAAccttatttaatattttgaaataattaatatataataatgtttagAAGTATGAACTCAGAGGAACACTTCTCTAAGAGGGGTTCAGTGCCCACTTCTGCTAGCCTGGAGGTGAGGAGCGACAGCTGGGCTAGCTCCTGGATTAGCATGCTGTCAGCAGTGTCGAGGCCTGCGTGGTCGCTTCTTCAGAAATATTTGCCTGGAAAATCGCAGGCTTGGTCCAGCGAGGCAAGAAAATCAGACATTGACTTTGGACATAAGCTTATGGCAGGTCTCGATCACCTTATGCCTCCTGACCAGAGTCCCACTCACCTGCGTGTAGCTTATGTTCACTGTCAGCATGAAAACGGCGCGTTTCTCACTTCCGGCGATGTAGAAACTCTGCGCTGGATGACCACAGACTCTCTGAGAGACCTGGGGATTGAAGACGCCGTGAATATGAATTTTAAGGCTCTACAAACAGAACCAGTGAAGGACAGGTACCAAGCATCGACATGGAATTTTCTCAGTAGGTTTCTGGCACCAAAAGAAGGAAACCACGCTGAGTTCACGCAGCCCAAGTTGGGTGTTTTGTATCCAAGTCAAACCACAAGAGCCACTAACACCTGGTGGTGGCAGGGGCTTTGGAGATCGGACGACCCTCAAAGCGCCCTCAAAACACAACCTGCTTTGTACCAGACTAAAAACTCTGCTGGTGCTGAAACAAAGTCCCTGCATTGTGGAGAGCGCCACAGTAGTGGTCATTGTGAGCCGGGTTGCCAGGGGTCAGCTGTTGCACTTGATAAGCTGGTAGAACCGTTAGGACACAGCAACGAGGCTGAATGGACATGCAGCGAATATGCTGGACTTTCACGCTTCAAAGAGTCAGCTGACCATACAAGCCTTCACACAGTCAGGCTGGAATTTCTCCCGAACTCGGACTACCTTCCATTAGCTCATGAGCACAGCGCTGTAGAGCATCAAGTTGGTATCAGAGCTGCTGCCGCCTGCAGTGAGGTGGCGGTTCTGACCCCGGACCAGGACAATGGCTACTCTAGTTTGGAGGAAGAAAGTGCCAGTGCAAGGCAGTGTAAGATGAACGGCGTATGTGAATTGTTGGACCTTGAAGGTTCTACTGCTTCTCAGGCTGGCGATCATGGGCACGGAGGAGAGGAGGACAAATCTGCAGGGAATACTCATTGTGAGAGGGTTGAGAACAAAGAGGAAGACAAGGAGGAGGAAAAAGTGCAAAACGCAGAGCCTGCGATTGTACATGAGGCTTTGCCAGTTCAGTCCACTCCTTGCTGTCAGAACAAGGCGATCGCTTACATCATGGGCAGCCCCTGCAGCGACGAGTCAGACGTGGAAGACAACAGCGTTCAGGACAGTGACGATGATGACGGCTTTGACAGCGACGTCTTGGACAGCTGTTCTGACTCCGAGGACAtggatgatagtgatgatgaggatgaagaagatgaggaggatTCAGAATCTGAAGAAATTGACTCTGAGAGTGAGAGACTGTTGAATTCATTGTTCCAAACAAAGGACCCCTATAACCCTCGCAACTTCACAGCCTCTATCCGGACATCCAGGAAACTCGGTGAATCTGCCACAAATACATGCACAGTGGGATCCCCAGTAGAGCCCGAATCCCTTTTGTGTTCCTCTCCATTGTCCCCTCCTTCACCTCTGGAAGGAACCCAGAAAGATGCGGAGTCCAGCGAAGAAGCCGGTTCGTCTGTGGACGAAGCTGAGAGCCTGAGGCTTTGGAACTCCTTCAGCTGCTCATCGGATCCCTACAGTCCAATGAACTTTCAGGCGGCAATCAGTACTCGGCAGCCACACAGACAGCGCTGTAAGAAAGAGAGACCGGTCGAGCCTCTGGTCTATAGGAAAGAGGAGGCGGAGGAGAGGATGGACAGCGGCTTCTCAGAGACAGCTGTTCAGGGCCTCGGAAGTGCTGGAGTTGTCAGACTGAAAAAGGTTAGTATGAAATTTCAATTACTTTCCAGGCCAAGAAATTCACATGTTGCTTAACATTTTGTATGTCATGGTCAAAGTTTGATTTCTTCTCTTGTGATTTATGTATTTTACCAAGTTTTGTAGAGTAAGTTGAGTGCACTATGTTTGAAATAATAACATTGATGAAGAGTAGACATACACAGGTGTCTTTCAGACAGGACAGGTGTGAGTGCATGTTTTCATTCCAGCTAAGGAGAAGCCACACCTgcctactgaaagccaagatcaacagATTAAagaggtggaatcaggtgtggttTCTGCTTGACTGGGATAAAAAGctgcaccacactgcactcGGCCCTTTGCGAGTAAGATCAGACATAATGTCTTTTGAAAGACTAGGAAGTATCGTGAGCTATACTAGCTTGACTAGACGTGAAAAAAAACCAAACTTttgagtatatatataaacttgaCATTTCTCTTTACACTGCTTACTCAGGGAAATTCCTTCAGTTTTTTTATATAAGAATTGAATATTGTAGTATCAAACATTTTATTCTATTGTAATGCTAACATAAGTTGCTATGAGTTGATGATGCAGTTTTATACATGTTGCCATTATATCCagtacagacatacagaggaaaTTCTGTCTCCTCTTATCTGTGTGGTATTTCAGACATCCCAGTTTAGCGTCAGTAGTCTCAGTCTGGATTTAGATCATCAGTATTAAGGCTCAGCTGTGAATGGATGTGAAAATGATGTAAACCAGCGCAATaccattatcttttttttttttttttcccccctcccatCTTCTGATGCAACACTTCCATTTTGCGCTCTCCAGGGAGGCACAAGCGGGTACTCTGCCCATTACTCATTATCACTCTGGCCCATTTTCAATCTCTGACTCAATGCTAGTCATAGGCATTAGCTGTAACTGTAGAAGTATGCACTGTCCTAGCCACGGCAACTGACCATCCCTCCCCCATCATCTCCACACCACCTTCTTTTGATTTAATATCAGGTCATTGTAGAGGAATATGTAATGTTACTTAGCAACAGTGAGCAGTGgctgggtgagagagagatcccTCTGATTTCTGTAAAGAGAAGTGGAGATAGAAATTCCTcggttgtcttttttttttttttaaatgaatgtgcaCTGGAAGATTTaatctacacacagacacactcactgtccactttattaagaacacctGCACATTTGAGCAACTGTCTAATCGGCAATCATGTGCCACCAGTGCAGTGCAAAGAAATCATTCAGACACAAGTCAAGAGTTTCGGCTAATGTTCCCATCAAACATGAACAAAAAGTGCGATCTCTGACATTAATCATGGCCTGGTTGGTGGTTCTAGATGAGCTAGTTTGAGTTTTTAAGAaactgctgggattttcacaggAAGTGGTTAAAACATCAAAACATTGAGTGAGTGACGagaaatgtgttaaaatgaaAAGGTCAGAGGTGTTTTAGGTGTTtggttttatatcattttaatataatgacTGTATGTTCAGATAAGAGAGGGGAACAGATGTCTTTGTTTCTGCTGGAATGAAACTTTCCTTCTGTGTGCTGGAAGGTTATGAGTGATGTAATATCGAgaaataatgaacagaaatattaaacTCGCGGCAAAAGCTTCACTGAGTGTCTGCTCAATGCGCCTGTGGCCCTGATGTAACACCTCAGTAAAAGTTTTTTGTGAAAAGGAGAAAATGTGGCACATTGGATTAAGTGTGTGATGAAACGCACCACAGCTTACCATCTTAAGTTTCACACCATTAAAtgtgctttaaaaatatatatacacacatcccATAGCAGTTTGTCAACAATTACACACCTAATTTCTATTCTAGttctttaaaatttaaaatgaataataaaagattgttaaaaaaatgttacagCAGGAAGTCAAGACTAAAATATTGAGCTGAACATGAACCTTCTGACAGGAGGAAAGGTTTCAAGTACAGAGGTAAAATGATACAGGTTTACAGCATCAATCAAGCATTTTACaagtttcttttctcttttagaGGTGAAAAAATAGGCAGAAAGGCATGTCCctattgaaatgtttttttaaaaaaaaacattttgttcttttggagtgaatgagaactGCTTTGGCAGACTGACAGTGTTTTGACCTCAGGCATTTCATCTGTCTGCTGTTTAAAGCCGTACATTTGTTAAGGAAATAGTTTTACACAGCATATGCATGTCAGTGTTTTTCTAAACAGTGTTGTGGGGCTTTTTTTTGCAGTTATAAAGTATAAATTATAAGTATAAGTTATAATATAAGTATAAGTTATAAATGCAGTTAGTttgcattaataaaacaattgGTTTCGAATTTTCAGTTTTGTCATTAAATGGTGCACATTTTAAGCCGTTCTCTCGCCGTGTGTTTCTGCGCAGGTGACGTTCATCGAGGAGGTGGAGGAGTTCTACGCCAGCAGTGACGAGGAGCGGCACGGCCCGTGGGAAGAATACGCCCGAGACCGCTGTCGCTTCCAGCGTCGCGttcaggaggtggaggagagcaTCAGTTACTGCCTGACTCCCAGCTTCCGCCTTAACATCTTTCAAAGACGCTATCCTAGTAgctgatgtttttgttgtttgttgctgcttcttcttctttcttttttttaatagttattTTTGATCGCACGAGACAGTTAAATTATATACATATCGGGTCTAATTCAGGGTGAAGAAGAGGAGCG from Hemibagrus wyckioides isolate EC202008001 linkage group LG21, SWU_Hwy_1.0, whole genome shotgun sequence harbors:
- the LOC131342497 gene encoding uncharacterized protein LOC131342497, giving the protein MFRSMNSEEHFSKRGSVPTSASLEVRSDSWASSWISMLSAVSRPAWSLLQKYLPGKSQAWSSEARKSDIDFGHKLMAGLDHLMPPDQSPTHLRVAYVHCQHENGAFLTSGDVETLRWMTTDSLRDLGIEDAVNMNFKALQTEPVKDRYQASTWNFLSRFLAPKEGNHAEFTQPKLGVLYPSQTTRATNTWWWQGLWRSDDPQSALKTQPALYQTKNSAGAETKSLHCGERHSSGHCEPGCQGSAVALDKLVEPLGHSNEAEWTCSEYAGLSRFKESADHTSLHTVRLEFLPNSDYLPLAHEHSAVEHQVGIRAAAACSEVAVLTPDQDNGYSSLEEESASARQCKMNGVCELLDLEGSTASQAGDHGHGGEEDKSAGNTHCERVENKEEDKEEEKVQNAEPAIVHEALPVQSTPCCQNKAIAYIMGSPCSDESDVEDNSVQDSDDDDGFDSDVLDSCSDSEDMDDSDDEDEEDEEDSESEEIDSESERLLNSLFQTKDPYNPRNFTASIRTSRKLGESATNTCTVGSPVEPESLLCSSPLSPPSPLEGTQKDAESSEEAGSSVDEAESLRLWNSFSCSSDPYSPMNFQAAISTRQPHRQRCKKERPVEPLVYRKEEAEERMDSGFSETAVQGLGSAGVVRLKKVTFIEEVEEFYASSDEERHGPWEEYARDRCRFQRRVQEVEESISYCLTPSFRLNIFQRRYPSS